From Mycobacterium lacus, one genomic window encodes:
- a CDS encoding DNA repair helicase XPB: MPDGPLIVQSDKSVLLEVDHELASAARAAIAPFAELERAPEHVHTYRITPLALWNARAAGHDAEQVVDALVSFSRYAVPQPLLVDIVDTMARYGRLQLVKNPAHGLTLVSLDRAVLEEVLRNKKITPMLGARIDDDTVVVHPSERGRLKQLLLKIGWPAEDLAGYVDGEAHPMSLRQEGWHLRDYQQMAADAFWSGGSGVVVLPCGAGKTLVGAAAMARASATTLILVTNIVAARQWKRELVARTSLTEDEIGEYSGERKEIRPVTVSTYQMITRRTKGEYRHLELFDSRDWGLIIYDEVHLLPAPVFRMTADLQSKRRLGLTATLIREDGREGDVFSLIGPKRYDAPWKDIEAQGWIAPAECVEVRVTMTDSERMMYATAEPEERYRLCSTVHTKIAVVKSILEKHPGEQTLVIGAYLDQLDELGVELNAPVIQGATKTAEREALFDAFRRGEVSRLVVSKVANFSIDLPEAAVAVQVSGTFGSRQEEAQRLGRLLRPKADGGGAIFYSVVARDSLDAEYAAHRQRFLAEQGYGYIIRDADAI, from the coding sequence ATGCCTGACGGGCCGTTGATCGTGCAGTCCGACAAGTCGGTACTGCTCGAGGTGGACCACGAGCTGGCCAGTGCGGCACGCGCGGCCATCGCGCCGTTCGCCGAGCTGGAACGCGCACCCGAACATGTGCACACCTACCGCATCACACCGCTGGCGTTGTGGAACGCCCGTGCGGCTGGCCACGATGCCGAACAGGTGGTCGACGCGCTGGTCAGTTTCTCCCGCTACGCGGTGCCCCAACCACTGCTCGTCGACATCGTCGACACCATGGCCCGCTACGGCCGGCTGCAACTGGTCAAGAACCCGGCGCACGGCCTGACGCTGGTGAGCCTGGATCGTGCGGTGCTCGAGGAGGTGCTGCGCAACAAGAAGATCACCCCAATGCTGGGCGCGCGGATCGATGACGATACCGTCGTCGTCCACCCCAGCGAGCGCGGCCGCCTCAAGCAGCTGCTGCTCAAGATCGGTTGGCCCGCAGAGGATCTCGCCGGTTACGTCGACGGCGAAGCGCATCCCATGAGCCTGCGGCAGGAGGGCTGGCACCTGCGCGACTACCAGCAGATGGCCGCGGACGCTTTCTGGTCCGGCGGCTCGGGCGTGGTCGTCCTTCCGTGCGGCGCCGGCAAGACGCTGGTCGGCGCGGCCGCGATGGCGCGGGCCAGCGCGACAACGCTCATCCTGGTCACCAACATCGTGGCGGCCCGGCAATGGAAACGCGAGCTGGTCGCGCGCACCTCCCTGACCGAGGACGAGATCGGCGAATACTCCGGGGAGCGCAAGGAGATTCGGCCCGTCACCGTCTCGACGTACCAGATGATCACCCGCCGCACCAAGGGCGAGTACCGTCATCTGGAACTCTTCGACAGCCGCGACTGGGGACTGATCATCTACGACGAGGTCCACCTGCTGCCGGCGCCGGTGTTCCGGATGACCGCCGACCTGCAGTCCAAGCGGCGGCTGGGCTTGACCGCCACGTTGATCCGGGAGGACGGCCGCGAGGGCGACGTGTTCTCCCTGATCGGCCCGAAACGCTATGACGCACCATGGAAAGACATCGAGGCGCAGGGCTGGATCGCGCCGGCGGAGTGTGTCGAAGTCCGGGTCACGATGACCGACAGCGAACGGATGATGTATGCCACCGCCGAGCCCGAAGAGCGCTACCGGCTGTGCTCGACGGTGCACACCAAAATCGCTGTGGTCAAGTCGATTCTGGAGAAGCACCCGGGCGAGCAGACCCTGGTGATCGGCGCCTACCTGGACCAGCTCGACGAGCTTGGCGTCGAGCTGAACGCTCCGGTGATCCAGGGCGCGACCAAGACCGCCGAACGCGAAGCATTGTTCGACGCCTTCCGTCGCGGCGAGGTTTCCAGGCTGGTGGTCTCCAAGGTCGCCAACTTTTCCATCGACTTGCCGGAAGCCGCTGTGGCGGTGCAGGTTTCGGGAACGTTTGGCTCACGCCAGGAGGAAGCCCAACGGCTGGGCCGGCTGCTGCGGCCCAAGGCTGATGGCGGTGGGGCCATCTTCTACTCCGTGGTGGCCCGCGACAGCCTGGACGCCGAGTACGCGGCCCACCGGCAGCGATTCTTGGCCGAGCAGGGCTACGGCTACATCATCCGCGACGCCGACGCGATTTAG
- a CDS encoding acyl-CoA dehydrogenase family protein — MAQQAQVTEEQARALAEESRESGWDKPSFAKELFLGRFPLELIHPFPRPSDAEEARIEEFLGRLREFLDTIDGSVIERDAQIPDEYVKGLAELGCFGIKIPSEYGGLNMSQVAYNRALMLVSSVHPSLGALLSAHQSIGVPEPLKLAGSPEQKRKFLPRCAAGAISAFLLTEPDVGSDPARLASTATPVDDGQAYELEGVKLWTTNGVVAELLVVMARVPKSEGHRGGISAFVVEADAPGITVERRNKFMGLRGIENGVTRLHRVRVPAENLIGREGDGLKIALTTLNAGRLSLPAVVTGSSKWSLKVAREWSRERVQWGKPVGKHEAVSSKLAFIAATTYALDAVLELAGQMADEGRNDIRIEAALAKLWCSEMADVIVDELLQIRGGRGYETAESLAARGERAVPVEQAVRDLRINRIFEGSSEIMRLLIAREAVDAHLTAAGDLANPKADLRQKAAAAAGASGFYAKWLPKLVFGEGQRPTAYREFGALATHLRFVERSSRKLARNTFYGMARWQAGLEQKQGFLGRIVDIGAELFAMSAVCVRAEAQRAADPAEGERAYELAEAFCQQATLRVEALFHALWSNTDGIDDRLANDVLEGRYTWLERGIIDQSEGTGPWIAHWEPGPSTETNLARRFLTVSPPAQTTV; from the coding sequence ATGGCACAGCAAGCGCAGGTCACCGAGGAGCAGGCAAGAGCCCTTGCCGAAGAATCCCGCGAAAGTGGTTGGGATAAACCATCTTTCGCCAAGGAGCTGTTCCTCGGCCGCTTCCCGCTGGAGCTCATACACCCGTTCCCCAGGCCGTCGGACGCCGAGGAGGCTCGCATCGAAGAGTTTCTCGGCAGGCTGCGGGAATTTCTCGACACCATCGATGGCAGCGTCATCGAGCGTGACGCGCAGATTCCCGATGAGTATGTGAAGGGCCTCGCCGAGCTGGGCTGTTTCGGCATAAAGATACCGTCGGAGTACGGCGGCCTGAACATGTCGCAAGTTGCGTACAACCGCGCACTGATGCTGGTTTCGTCCGTTCATCCTAGTCTCGGAGCGTTGCTGTCGGCCCACCAGTCGATCGGGGTACCCGAACCACTCAAGCTTGCCGGGAGCCCGGAACAGAAGCGAAAATTCTTGCCGCGCTGTGCCGCTGGCGCCATATCGGCGTTCCTGCTCACCGAACCGGACGTGGGCTCTGACCCGGCGCGCCTGGCCTCCACGGCGACGCCGGTCGACGACGGCCAGGCCTATGAGCTCGAGGGCGTGAAGTTGTGGACCACCAACGGCGTGGTCGCCGAACTGTTGGTCGTCATGGCCCGGGTACCCAAGAGCGAGGGGCATCGAGGGGGAATCAGCGCATTCGTTGTCGAGGCCGACGCACCCGGGATCACCGTCGAGCGGCGCAACAAGTTCATGGGACTGCGCGGCATCGAAAACGGGGTGACCCGGCTGCACCGCGTTCGAGTCCCCGCCGAAAACCTGATCGGGCGCGAAGGCGATGGTTTGAAGATCGCGCTGACCACACTCAACGCCGGACGGCTGTCCTTGCCCGCGGTCGTCACCGGGTCCTCCAAGTGGTCGCTGAAGGTAGCGCGGGAATGGTCCCGCGAGCGGGTGCAGTGGGGAAAGCCGGTCGGCAAACATGAGGCGGTTTCCAGCAAGCTCGCCTTCATAGCCGCCACCACTTACGCGCTCGATGCGGTGCTCGAGCTGGCCGGCCAGATGGCCGACGAGGGGCGCAACGACATCCGGATCGAGGCGGCGCTGGCCAAGTTGTGGTGCAGCGAGATGGCCGACGTGATCGTCGATGAGCTGTTGCAGATCCGCGGGGGCCGCGGCTACGAGACCGCGGAGTCCCTAGCCGCGCGTGGGGAGCGCGCGGTACCGGTGGAGCAGGCGGTGCGGGACCTGCGGATCAACCGCATCTTCGAAGGCTCCAGTGAGATCATGCGGTTGCTCATTGCGCGTGAGGCGGTCGACGCTCATTTGACTGCGGCCGGTGACCTCGCGAACCCTAAAGCCGATCTGCGACAGAAGGCCGCCGCGGCGGCTGGGGCGAGCGGCTTTTATGCAAAGTGGTTGCCGAAACTGGTTTTTGGGGAAGGCCAGCGACCCACGGCGTACCGCGAGTTCGGCGCCTTGGCCACGCATCTACGTTTTGTCGAGCGCTCGTCACGCAAGTTGGCCCGCAACACCTTCTACGGGATGGCACGCTGGCAAGCCGGCCTGGAGCAAAAGCAAGGATTCCTCGGGCGCATCGTCGATATCGGTGCGGAGTTGTTCGCCATGTCCGCGGTATGTGTGCGCGCCGAGGCGCAGCGAGCCGCCGATCCGGCCGAAGGCGAACGGGCATACGAACTGGCCGAGGCGTTCTGCCAGCAGGCCACCCTGCGGGTCGAGGCGCTGTTCCACGCCTTGTGGAGCAACACCGACGGCATCGATGATCGGTTGGCAAACGACGTCCTTGAGGGCCGTTACACCTGGCTGGAGCGGGGGATTATCGATCAGTCGGAGGGCACGGGACCGTGGATCGCGCACTGGGAACCGGGTCCGTCCACCGAGACGAATCTGGCCCGCCGGTTTCTGACGGTGTCGCCACCCGCGCAGACAACAGTGTGA
- the moaA gene encoding GTP 3',8-cyclase MoaA encodes MTLTALGLPTVRSRPDDIAAARTAPQTGPLIDTFGRVATDLRVSLTDRCNLRCKYCMPEEGLDWLPREQVLRPDELARLMGIAVTRLGVTSVRFTGGEPLLARHLEEVIAAAASLRPRPEISLTTNGVGLARRAAALAAAGLDRVNVSLDSVNGARFAAITRRDRLADVLDGLAAAKHAGLSPVKVNAVLDPATGREDVVGLLRFCLDHGYQLRVIEQMPLDAGHEWRRDAALSADDVLAALRPHFRLRPDPAPRGSAPAELWLVDDGPNTPAGKVGVIASVSHAFCANCDRTRLTADGQIRSCLFSTEETDLRGLLRGGADDDAIEAAWRAAMWAKPAGHGINDPGFVQPDRPMSAIGG; translated from the coding sequence ATGACGCTGACCGCGTTGGGCCTACCGACGGTGCGCAGCCGTCCGGACGACATTGCCGCCGCGCGGACCGCACCTCAGACTGGCCCGTTGATTGACACTTTCGGCCGAGTCGCCACCGACCTGCGGGTGTCGCTGACCGACCGCTGCAATCTGCGCTGCAAGTACTGCATGCCGGAAGAGGGACTGGACTGGCTGCCCCGCGAACAGGTGCTGCGACCCGACGAGCTGGCCCGGCTGATGGGCATTGCCGTCACCCGGCTCGGTGTGACCAGCGTTCGGTTTACCGGCGGTGAGCCGCTGCTGGCCCGGCATCTCGAGGAGGTGATCGCGGCCGCGGCCAGTCTGCGGCCCCGCCCGGAGATCTCGCTGACCACCAACGGCGTGGGGCTGGCACGGCGGGCAGCCGCTCTGGCAGCGGCAGGCCTGGACCGGGTCAACGTGTCCCTGGACAGCGTCAACGGCGCCCGCTTCGCGGCCATCACCCGTCGAGACCGGCTCGCTGACGTGCTGGACGGCTTGGCCGCCGCCAAGCACGCCGGGCTGTCGCCCGTCAAGGTGAACGCCGTGCTCGACCCGGCCACCGGTCGCGAGGATGTCGTCGGATTGCTGAGGTTCTGCCTCGACCATGGCTACCAGCTACGGGTCATCGAGCAAATGCCGCTGGACGCGGGGCACGAGTGGCGGCGTGACGCCGCGCTGAGTGCCGACGACGTCCTGGCGGCGCTGCGGCCTCACTTCCGGCTGCGGCCCGATCCGGCGCCGCGGGGTTCGGCTCCAGCCGAGCTCTGGCTGGTTGACGACGGCCCGAATACACCGGCCGGGAAGGTTGGCGTCATCGCCTCGGTGTCGCATGCCTTCTGCGCGAACTGTGACCGCACCCGGCTGACGGCCGACGGACAGATCCGCAGCTGCCTGTTCTCCACCGAGGAGACCGACCTTCGGGGCCTCTTGCGCGGCGGCGCCGACGATGACGCGATCGAGGCGGCGTGGCGCGCCGCGATGTGGGCCAAGCCGGCCGGCCACGGCATCAACGACCCCGGATTCGTCCAGCCGGACCGCCCAATGAGCGCGATCGGCGGTTAG
- a CDS encoding MogA/MoaB family molybdenum cofactor biosynthesis protein, translated as MGARSARVIVASTRASAGVYDDRCGPIIAEWLGQHGFSPVQPEVVADGEPVGQALRGALDAGVDVIITSGGTGISPSDSTPDQTAAVLDYMIPGLADAIRRSGWPKVPTSVLSRGVCGVAGQTLVVNLPGSPGGVRDGLAVLAEVLDHALEQLAGEDHPG; from the coding sequence ATGGGCGCCCGATCGGCACGGGTCATCGTCGCCTCCACCCGCGCGTCGGCCGGTGTGTACGACGATCGGTGCGGCCCGATTATCGCTGAATGGCTTGGGCAGCATGGGTTTTCGCCTGTGCAACCGGAGGTGGTCGCCGACGGAGAGCCGGTCGGCCAGGCGCTGCGCGGCGCCCTCGACGCCGGCGTCGACGTGATCATCACCTCGGGTGGCACCGGCATCTCGCCCAGCGACAGCACGCCGGACCAAACCGCGGCGGTGCTGGACTACATGATCCCCGGGCTGGCCGACGCGATCCGCCGCTCGGGCTGGCCGAAGGTGCCGACGTCCGTGTTGTCGCGCGGGGTGTGTGGTGTGGCCGGACAGACGTTGGTTGTCAACCTCCCCGGGTCGCCGGGTGGGGTGCGCGACGGCCTTGCGGTGCTTGCCGAGGTGCTGGATCATGCGCTCGAACAACTCGCCGGCGAAGATCACCCGGGATGA
- a CDS encoding MoaD/ThiS family protein, with protein sequence MPDTSAGIQVTVRYFAAARAAAGAESETLTLRPGTTVAELVDGLAVRRARLAAVLSRCSYLCDGIAVRDEATALSAGNTIDVLPPFAGG encoded by the coding sequence GTGCCCGACACATCGGCCGGAATTCAGGTGACCGTCCGCTACTTCGCGGCCGCGCGGGCGGCTGCGGGCGCCGAGTCGGAGACGCTGACGCTCCGGCCGGGCACGACGGTCGCCGAGCTGGTCGACGGCCTGGCGGTGCGCAGGGCTCGTCTCGCAGCGGTGTTGAGCCGGTGCTCTTATCTCTGCGACGGGATTGCCGTCCGAGATGAGGCCACAGCGTTATCCGCCGGCAACACCATTGACGTACTCCCGCCCTTCGCCGGCGGCTGA
- a CDS encoding transglycosylase family protein, translating into MSGRHRKPTTSSVSVAKIAFTGAVLGGGSIAMAGQAAAATDSEWDQVARCESGGNWSINTGNGFYGGVQFTAGTWAAHGGGEYAPSAQLATRDQQIAVAERVLATQGRGAWPVCGRALSGPTPRAVLSDSQANAPLDAPAVNGEPAPLAPPPADEPAPPPPPADPAPPADPAPAVELASNDLPVDLPPAPPEDLPPAPPEDLTPPAPGVQPAPPEDLPPAPPEDLTPPAPGEQPAPPEDLPPAPPEDLTPPAPGEQPAPDAPSVIEAGSQSPELVDVPLPAPDEDQNPPVEIHQVSTVAFTKQVWQAIRAQDVSGNDALDALAQPSSVIG; encoded by the coding sequence ATGAGCGGACGTCACCGTAAGCCCACCACCTCGAGCGTCAGCGTCGCCAAAATCGCGTTTACCGGAGCCGTGCTCGGTGGCGGCAGTATCGCCATGGCCGGCCAGGCGGCCGCCGCTACCGACAGCGAATGGGACCAGGTAGCCCGCTGCGAGTCCGGCGGCAACTGGTCGATCAACACCGGCAACGGCTTCTACGGCGGCGTACAGTTCACCGCCGGTACCTGGGCCGCGCATGGCGGCGGCGAATACGCCCCGTCGGCCCAGTTGGCAACGAGGGATCAGCAGATCGCCGTCGCCGAGCGGGTGCTGGCAACCCAGGGCCGCGGCGCCTGGCCGGTGTGTGGTAGGGCGCTGTCGGGTCCGACGCCCCGCGCCGTTCTTTCCGATTCGCAGGCGAACGCGCCGCTGGACGCGCCCGCGGTCAACGGTGAACCGGCTCCGCTGGCCCCGCCGCCCGCGGACGAGCCCGCACCGCCGCCACCGCCCGCTGACCCCGCGCCGCCGGCCGACCCGGCTCCCGCGGTGGAGTTGGCCAGCAACGACCTGCCAGTGGACCTGCCGCCGGCTCCCCCGGAGGACCTGCCGCCCGCGCCGCCCGAAGACCTGACACCGCCGGCTCCGGGCGTGCAGCCCGCGCCGCCGGAGGACCTGCCGCCCGCGCCCCCCGAAGACCTGACACCGCCCGCTCCGGGCGAGCAGCCCGCGCCGCCGGAGGACCTGCCGCCCGCGCCCCCCGAAGACCTGACACCGCCCGCTCCGGGCGAGCAGCCCGCTCCCGACGCCCCATCGGTCATCGAGGCGGGATCGCAGTCACCCGAACTGGTGGACGTCCCGCTGCCGGCACCCGACGAGGACCAGAACCCGCCCGTGGAGATCCACCAGGTGTCGACCGTCGCTTTCACGAAGCAAGTGTGGCAGGCGATCCGGGCGCAGGACGTGAGCGGAAACGACGCGCTCGACGCGCTCGCTCAGCCATCATCGGTTATTGGCTGA
- a CDS encoding molybdenum cofactor biosynthesis protein MoaE, with protein MTLVLRAALTDQPISLAEHEDLVRHQSAGAIVGFVGMIRDHDGGRGVSRLEYSAHPSAAEVIADVVAEVAAESSGVRAIAASHRIGVLQIGEAALVVAVAADHRRAAFATCAKLVDTIKARLPVWKHQFFDDGTEEWVGSA; from the coding sequence ATGACGCTGGTCCTGCGCGCGGCCCTAACCGACCAACCGATCTCCTTGGCCGAGCACGAGGACCTGGTCCGCCACCAATCGGCGGGTGCGATCGTCGGATTCGTCGGCATGATCCGCGACCACGACGGTGGGCGCGGGGTGTCGCGGCTCGAATACTCCGCGCACCCGTCGGCCGCTGAGGTCATTGCCGACGTCGTGGCCGAGGTCGCCGCGGAGTCCAGCGGCGTGCGCGCCATCGCGGCCAGCCACCGGATCGGCGTCCTGCAGATTGGTGAGGCGGCCCTGGTGGTCGCGGTCGCCGCCGACCATCGGCGTGCGGCGTTTGCCACCTGCGCGAAGCTGGTGGACACCATCAAGGCGCGGCTACCGGTTTGGAAGCACCAGTTCTTCGACGATGGGACCGAAGAATGGGTGGGTTCGGCCTAA
- a CDS encoding cold-shock protein — MPTGKVKWYDSEKGFGFLSQEDGEDVYVRSSALPAGVEGLKAGQRVEFGVASGRRGPQALSLKLIDPPPSLSRTRREAPAEHKHSPDELHGMVEDMITLLESTVQPELRKGRYPDRKTARRVSEVVKAVAREFEA, encoded by the coding sequence GTGCCGACCGGCAAGGTGAAGTGGTACGACTCCGAGAAGGGGTTCGGCTTCCTGTCGCAGGAGGACGGCGAGGACGTCTACGTCCGTTCGTCGGCGTTGCCCGCGGGTGTCGAGGGGCTCAAAGCAGGCCAGCGCGTAGAGTTCGGCGTCGCTTCCGGGCGGCGCGGGCCGCAGGCATTGAGCCTCAAACTGATCGATCCGCCGCCCAGCCTCTCCCGGACTCGCCGGGAGGCCCCGGCCGAGCACAAGCACAGCCCCGATGAGCTGCACGGGATGGTCGAGGACATGATCACTTTACTGGAGAGCACGGTGCAGCCGGAGTTGCGCAAGGGTCGCTACCCGGACCGCAAGACGGCTCGGCGGGTGTCCGAGGTGGTCAAGGCGGTGGCCCGAGAGTTCGAGGCCTAG
- a CDS encoding helicase-associated domain-containing protein gives MTENTPDIPLGSWLADLPDERLIRLLELRPDLSQPPPGSIAALAARAQARQSVKAAADELDFLQLGVLDALLVLQADTAPVPIAKLLSLIGDRAAQADVVDALTALKERALVWGEAAVRVAAGTATALPWHPGQVTLEDGSLTGEQIAELIAELDDAQRNVLQKLAEGSPMGRTRDAAPGAQADRPVPRLLALGLLRRIDAETVILPRHVGQVLRGENPGPIQLIAPDPVVCTTAPDDVDAAAAGAVIDLLRELEVLLETLSAAPVAELRSGGLGIRDVKRLAKATGIDEPRLGLILEVADAAGLIASGKPDPEPPQGDGPHWAPTVAADRFTSMPAAERWHLLARTWLDLPARPALIGSRGPDAKTYGALSDSLFSTAAPLDRRLLLGMLAELPAGAGVDAAEASAALIWRRPRWARRLQPGPIGDLLAEGHALGLVGRGAISTPGRALLQEALEPAGAPAAAVDAMTRALPAPIDHFLVQADLTVVVPGPLQRDLADDLATVATVESAGTAMVYRISEPSIRHALDVGKTRDWMHALFAKHSKTPVPQGLTYLIDDVARRHGQLRVGMAASFVRCEDPALLAQAVAAPAADGLALRALTPTVAVSPAPISEVLIALRAAGFAPAAEDSTGAIVDVRTRGARVPAPHQRRPYRPLARPGRETLNALVSVLRRVTAAPFGTIRVDPAVTMSLLQRAAKDDATVLIGYLDAAGVATQRVVSPIVIRGGQLTAYDSSSGRLREFAIHRITSVMSADD, from the coding sequence ATGACGGAAAACACCCCGGATATCCCGCTGGGGTCCTGGCTGGCCGACTTGCCCGACGAGCGGCTGATTCGGCTGCTGGAGCTGCGGCCGGACCTTTCTCAGCCGCCACCGGGCAGCATTGCCGCCCTGGCCGCACGCGCTCAGGCCCGTCAATCGGTCAAGGCCGCAGCCGATGAGCTCGACTTCTTGCAGCTGGGAGTGCTGGACGCATTGCTGGTGCTGCAGGCCGATACCGCGCCGGTGCCGATCGCCAAGCTGCTGTCGCTGATCGGTGACCGCGCCGCCCAAGCCGACGTGGTCGACGCGCTCACGGCCCTCAAGGAACGCGCCCTGGTCTGGGGCGAAGCCGCAGTCCGGGTGGCGGCCGGCACCGCCACGGCGTTGCCCTGGCATCCGGGGCAGGTCACGCTGGAGGACGGCTCGCTCACCGGGGAGCAGATCGCCGAGCTGATCGCCGAGCTCGACGACGCGCAGCGGAATGTGCTGCAGAAGTTGGCAGAAGGGTCCCCGATGGGGCGTACCCGTGACGCCGCGCCCGGCGCGCAGGCGGACCGGCCGGTGCCGCGACTGCTGGCGTTGGGCCTGCTGCGACGCATCGATGCCGAGACGGTGATCCTGCCCCGCCACGTGGGTCAGGTGCTGCGCGGCGAAAACCCGGGTCCGATCCAACTGATCGCACCCGACCCGGTGGTCTGCACCACTGCGCCCGACGATGTCGATGCCGCGGCGGCCGGCGCCGTCATCGACCTGCTTCGTGAACTCGAAGTACTACTCGAAACCCTCAGCGCCGCACCGGTTGCCGAGCTACGCAGCGGCGGACTGGGAATTCGCGACGTCAAGCGGCTGGCCAAGGCTACCGGCATCGACGAACCGCGGCTGGGCCTGATCCTCGAGGTTGCGGACGCGGCCGGACTGATCGCCAGCGGCAAGCCCGATCCCGAGCCACCCCAGGGCGACGGACCCCATTGGGCGCCAACGGTGGCCGCCGATCGGTTCACCTCGATGCCGGCCGCCGAGCGTTGGCATCTACTAGCGAGGACCTGGCTCGACCTCCCGGCTCGGCCCGCGTTGATCGGCAGCCGCGGCCCTGACGCCAAAACTTATGGCGCCCTTTCGGATTCGCTGTTCTCTACGGCGGCCCCACTGGACCGCCGGCTGTTGCTCGGCATGCTCGCCGAGCTGCCCGCCGGCGCCGGTGTCGACGCCGCCGAGGCGTCGGCGGCGTTGATTTGGCGGCGTCCGCGGTGGGCCAGGCGGCTACAGCCAGGACCCATCGGGGACCTGCTGGCCGAGGGCCACGCGCTGGGTTTGGTGGGTCGCGGGGCGATCAGCACACCCGGCCGGGCGCTACTGCAAGAAGCCTTAGAGCCGGCCGGAGCCCCCGCCGCGGCGGTCGACGCGATGACGCGGGCGCTGCCCGCACCGATCGACCACTTCCTGGTGCAGGCCGACCTGACCGTCGTGGTACCCGGGCCACTTCAGCGCGACCTCGCCGACGACCTCGCAACGGTCGCCACCGTCGAATCGGCGGGCACCGCGATGGTGTATCGCATCAGCGAGCCCTCGATCCGGCACGCGCTTGACGTCGGTAAGACCCGCGATTGGATGCATGCACTCTTCGCGAAGCACTCGAAAACGCCGGTGCCGCAAGGACTGACATATCTTATCGATGACGTCGCACGCCGGCATGGGCAGCTTCGCGTAGGCATGGCCGCGTCATTCGTGCGGTGCGAGGACCCCGCGCTGCTGGCCCAGGCCGTCGCGGCGCCCGCCGCCGACGGGCTGGCGCTGCGCGCCCTGACTCCGACGGTGGCGGTGTCTCCCGCACCGATATCCGAAGTGCTGATCGCGCTGCGGGCGGCGGGCTTCGCCCCGGCCGCCGAAGACTCCACTGGCGCGATCGTCGACGTCCGGACGCGCGGCGCCCGGGTGCCCGCACCGCACCAGCGCCGGCCGTACCGTCCCCTGGCGCGCCCGGGCCGTGAAACACTCAACGCCCTCGTCTCGGTGCTGCGCAGGGTGACCGCCGCACCGTTCGGCACCATCCGCGTCGACCCCGCGGTCACGATGTCACTGTTGCAGCGCGCGGCCAAGGACGATGCCACGGTGTTGATTGGCTATCTTGACGCCGCGGGTGTGGCCACCCAACGGGTGGTGTCGCCGATCGTGATACGGGGTGGTCAGCTGACGGCCTACGATTCGTCGTCCGGGCGGCTGCGCGAGTTCGCCATCCACCGCATCACCTCGGTGATGTCGGCCGACGACTGA
- the moaC gene encoding cyclic pyranopterin monophosphate synthase MoaC yields MARASRASRNPASCEPAPLSHLDERGAAHMVDVTEKGATRRTAVAAGSLRTSAHVVALISTGGLPKGDALATARVAGILAAKRTSDLIPLCHQLALTGVDVDFTIGESAIEINATVRSTDRTGVEMEALTAVSVAALTLYDMIKAVDPAAAIDDVRVLRKEGGKTGTWTR; encoded by the coding sequence ATGGCCAGGGCTTCCAGGGCATCCAGAAACCCGGCGAGCTGCGAGCCCGCACCGCTGTCGCACCTGGATGAGCGGGGGGCAGCGCACATGGTCGACGTCACGGAAAAGGGAGCCACCAGGCGCACCGCCGTTGCCGCCGGTTCGTTGCGTACCTCGGCGCACGTGGTGGCGCTGATCTCGACCGGCGGCCTGCCCAAGGGTGACGCGCTGGCCACCGCGCGGGTGGCGGGCATATTGGCGGCCAAGCGGACCAGCGACCTGATTCCCCTTTGCCACCAGCTCGCGCTCACCGGCGTCGACGTCGATTTCACCATCGGCGAGTCGGCTATCGAGATCAATGCGACCGTGCGCAGCACCGACCGCACGGGGGTGGAGATGGAGGCGCTGACCGCCGTCAGCGTGGCGGCCCTGACGCTCTACGACATGATCAAGGCGGTCGACCCGGCCGCTGCCATCGATGACGTCCGCGTGCTCCGCAAAGAGGGCGGCAAGACCGGAACCTGGACACGGTGA